Proteins found in one Deinococcus sp. Leaf326 genomic segment:
- the tsaD gene encoding tRNA (adenosine(37)-N6)-threonylcarbamoyltransferase complex transferase subunit TsaD: MNARYILGIDTSCDDTGVGIVELLPGGGVQVRANRVWSQTVHAQYGGVMPELASREHVERIDTVLEGALDDAGLTLGDLHAVAATSGPGLVGALLVGLMYGKGLAQALGVPFYAAHHLEGHIFAAAAEAELVAPYLALVVSGGHTHLFDVAAPGDYWLVGATRDDAAGEAFDKVARLAGLGYPGGPAIGEAALRGDPDAVPFKPPLRGQSGFDFSFSGLKTAALLAHRAGAKPDDLAASFQQAAVRTLVETTVRAAHATDRPTVVVSGGVAANRALREAFGRTGLRVVFPGPGLNTDNGAMIALSGAAAITAGREPSPLSVGAEAYAPLATPPAL; encoded by the coding sequence ATGAACGCGCGCTACATCCTGGGCATCGACACCTCCTGCGACGACACGGGCGTCGGCATCGTGGAACTTCTGCCCGGCGGCGGGGTGCAGGTCCGGGCCAACCGGGTCTGGTCGCAGACCGTCCATGCCCAGTACGGCGGCGTGATGCCCGAACTCGCCAGCCGCGAACATGTCGAGCGTATTGACACCGTACTGGAAGGCGCCCTGGACGACGCGGGCCTCACGTTGGGCGATCTGCACGCGGTCGCGGCGACCTCCGGCCCCGGCCTGGTGGGCGCGCTGCTCGTCGGGCTGATGTACGGCAAGGGGCTGGCGCAGGCACTCGGGGTGCCCTTCTACGCCGCGCATCACCTCGAAGGCCACATCTTCGCGGCCGCCGCCGAGGCAGAGTTGGTTGCTCCCTACCTCGCGCTCGTCGTCTCGGGTGGGCACACCCACCTGTTCGACGTGGCCGCGCCGGGTGACTACTGGCTGGTGGGCGCCACGCGCGACGACGCGGCGGGCGAGGCTTTTGACAAGGTCGCGCGGCTCGCGGGGCTGGGGTACCCCGGCGGCCCTGCCATCGGCGAGGCGGCCCTGCGCGGCGACCCGGACGCGGTGCCTTTCAAGCCGCCGCTGCGGGGTCAGAGCGGGTTCGACTTCAGCTTCAGCGGTCTCAAGACGGCCGCCCTGCTCGCGCACCGCGCCGGCGCGAAGCCTGACGACCTCGCCGCGAGTTTCCAGCAGGCGGCCGTGCGCACCCTGGTCGAGACGACCGTGCGCGCCGCTCACGCGACGGACCGCCCGACGGTCGTCGTGTCGGGGGGTGTGGCGGCCAACCGCGCGCTGCGGGAGGCCTTCGGCCGCACCGGCCTGCGCGTGGTGTTTCCGGGGCCGGGGCTGAACACCGACAACGGGGCCATGATTGCCCTGTCGGGGGCCGCCGCCATCACGGCCGGCCGCGAGCCCAGTCCGCTGAGCGTCGGCGCCGAGGCCTATGCGCCGCTGGCGACCCCTCCGGCCCTCTGA
- a CDS encoding PIG-L deacetylase family protein encodes MTTLTSRPRRNRVLIWVALAAIVALSAWINLPTFGRVFSRSAVRVATLPAAGPLVGAGQRLLLLSPHPDDESLCCGGILQQARAAGGQVYVAWITPGDGFELDGVLTEHALRPRGASMRNLGQQRLAEARAAAGVLGIPADHTFMLGYPDGGLLRLYTTNYVTPYTSVHTGASAVYVRGALTPGAPYTGQALEADLRRVLDRVKPDVVLVPAPQDFHTDHHTLSYIALRLMAERGQSDRLRFWVIHGGLEWPLPKGLHPGLPLTVPPLATRLPWERVDLTPQEEEVKRRAMDAHRSQTRILGRFMHAFVRGNELVSPQPLPGPAGEAAATEPPGPDFSPVP; translated from the coding sequence TTGACGACACTCACTTCCCGCCCGCGCCGCAACCGCGTCCTGATCTGGGTGGCCCTGGCGGCCATCGTGGCGCTCTCGGCCTGGATCAATCTGCCGACCTTCGGCCGGGTGTTCTCGCGCAGCGCCGTGCGGGTCGCCACGCTGCCCGCCGCCGGACCCCTCGTCGGGGCCGGGCAGCGCCTGCTCCTGCTCTCGCCCCATCCCGATGACGAGTCGCTGTGCTGCGGCGGCATCCTGCAACAGGCCCGCGCGGCGGGGGGGCAGGTGTACGTCGCCTGGATCACGCCCGGCGACGGTTTCGAACTCGACGGCGTGCTCACCGAACACGCCCTGCGCCCCCGCGGCGCGAGCATGAGGAATCTGGGCCAGCAGCGCCTGGCCGAGGCGCGGGCGGCGGCGGGCGTGCTGGGAATCCCGGCCGACCATACCTTCATGCTCGGCTACCCCGACGGCGGGTTGCTGCGGCTGTACACCACCAACTACGTCACGCCCTACACCTCGGTGCATACCGGGGCCTCGGCCGTGTACGTGCGCGGCGCCCTGACGCCCGGCGCGCCCTATACCGGACAGGCCCTGGAGGCTGACCTGCGGCGGGTCCTCGACCGCGTGAAGCCGGACGTGGTGCTGGTGCCCGCGCCGCAGGACTTCCACACCGATCACCACACCCTGTCGTACATCGCCCTGCGCCTGATGGCTGAGCGGGGCCAGAGTGACCGCCTGCGCTTCTGGGTCATTCACGGCGGGCTGGAGTGGCCGCTGCCCAAGGGGCTGCATCCCGGCCTGCCTCTTACGGTGCCGCCCCTGGCGACCCGGCTCCCCTGGGAACGCGTGGACCTGACCCCCCAGGAGGAGGAGGTCAAGCGGCGCGCCATGGATGCCCACCGCAGCCAGACCCGCATCCTCGGGCGCTTCATGCACGCTTTCGTGCGCGGCAACGAACTGGTTTCGCCCCAACCTCTGCCCGGCCCGGCGGGCGAGGCCGCCGCCACCGAGCCGCCGGGCCCGGACTTCTCACCCGTCCCCTGA
- a CDS encoding DUF4384 domain-containing protein — MKKLLPLTLVTAALAATAGAAPIISAQSIIVNPVQTAVNVRVWTDRDSSGNQTPNYVPGERIRLYTSVNQDAYVYLFNVDPQGQVDLILPNRYAGGANFLKANTTKVFPDAQDGFTFDIAAPYGLNKVLAVASRTPLNLDQIATFKSGQNSFATVNVQGQQQLAQALSIVVNPVPQESWTSDTAYYNVAQPAVATPVRPVPVQPVRPAPVRPVPTQPSLPWLNDRNWNYEFQRSDSLAQVHETYAAQLRSQGYQLVNIRQKGNEIRSDWRRGRDTARLEVKQRGGRFAVEIERR, encoded by the coding sequence ATGAAAAAGCTCCTGCCCCTGACCCTCGTCACTGCGGCCCTGGCCGCCACCGCCGGCGCCGCGCCGATCATCAGTGCCCAGAGCATCATCGTCAATCCGGTGCAGACCGCCGTGAACGTCCGCGTGTGGACCGACCGCGACAGCAGCGGCAACCAGACCCCCAACTACGTGCCCGGCGAGCGCATCCGGCTCTACACCAGCGTCAATCAGGATGCCTACGTGTACCTGTTCAACGTGGACCCCCAGGGTCAGGTGGATCTGATCCTGCCCAACCGCTATGCGGGCGGCGCCAACTTCCTGAAGGCCAACACGACCAAGGTCTTCCCCGACGCCCAGGACGGCTTCACTTTCGACATCGCCGCGCCCTACGGCCTGAACAAGGTCCTGGCGGTCGCCAGCCGCACTCCACTGAACCTCGACCAGATCGCCACCTTCAAGTCGGGCCAGAACAGCTTCGCCACCGTGAACGTGCAGGGCCAGCAGCAGCTCGCCCAGGCGCTGAGCATCGTGGTCAACCCGGTGCCCCAGGAAAGCTGGACCTCGGACACGGCCTACTACAACGTGGCCCAGCCGGCCGTCGCCACCCCCGTGCGGCCGGTGCCGGTGCAGCCCGTGCGTCCGGCCCCGGTACGCCCCGTCCCTACGCAGCCCAGCCTGCCCTGGCTCAATGACCGCAACTGGAACTACGAGTTCCAGCGCAGCGACTCGCTGGCCCAGGTCCACGAGACCTACGCCGCCCAGCTGCGCTCACAGGGTTACCAGCTCGTGAACATCCGCCAGAAGGGCAACGAGATCCGCAGCGACTGGCGCCGGGGCCGCGACACGGCCCGCCTGGAAGTCAAGCAGCGCGGCGGACGTTTCGCGGTTGAGATCGAGCGCCGCTGA
- a CDS encoding sensor histidine kinase KdpD, with the protein MSRAKPGQDSAAGRASGPRVFAAPRQLLRFRVSREALLREALLAALPLMLTAALLVLVSLPSFRPERFGARQWTYPYQGLAQDVQAYQVARLQPGLSPGERDDIRDRALSSSANQDQFRLLDSVQSFGEARLAHVDALLRRGTDAAVAAAATEAIGLNVQATMYASSLSTQNVQVVTVLRQALIWTAVLTGLLSVLLIVRALWLWQQERDRLAAREARQREALRLASHELRRPLQQLLLATDLLRQAGTVAERQQLLALVEDSVTQLASRADLTRLNELYLDVNLQLAPRDLGPLLRAFAGIRVAVEVPPAPLTWLVDANRLRQTVENLVENALKYTDGPVEVSLRSVEGRPQILVRDHGEGMSPEMRARAFLAYERGPQGLINGDGLGLSLVRRYARAHGGDVTLEDAEGGGTLARLTLGIPPTPF; encoded by the coding sequence GTGAGTCGCGCTAAGCCCGGTCAGGACAGCGCGGCTGGCCGGGCTTCTGGGCCGCGCGTGTTCGCGGCGCCCAGGCAGCTGCTGCGGTTCCGGGTGTCGCGCGAGGCGCTGCTGCGCGAGGCGCTGCTCGCCGCGCTGCCGCTCATGCTCACGGCCGCGCTGCTGGTGCTCGTCAGTCTGCCGTCCTTCCGGCCCGAACGGTTCGGGGCGCGCCAGTGGACCTATCCCTATCAGGGGTTGGCGCAGGACGTGCAGGCCTACCAGGTGGCGCGGCTGCAACCCGGCCTGAGTCCCGGCGAGCGCGACGACATCCGCGACCGGGCGCTGTCGAGTTCGGCCAACCAGGACCAGTTCCGGCTCCTGGATTCGGTGCAAAGTTTCGGCGAAGCGCGGCTGGCCCACGTGGACGCCCTGCTGCGGCGGGGAACCGACGCGGCGGTGGCGGCGGCGGCCACCGAGGCCATCGGGCTCAACGTGCAGGCGACCATGTACGCGTCGTCACTGAGCACCCAGAACGTCCAAGTGGTCACGGTGTTGCGTCAGGCCCTGATCTGGACGGCCGTCCTGACAGGACTGCTCAGCGTACTGCTCATCGTGCGGGCCCTGTGGCTGTGGCAGCAGGAACGCGACCGCCTCGCCGCCCGCGAGGCCCGGCAGCGCGAGGCCCTGCGGCTCGCCAGCCACGAACTGCGCCGGCCCCTGCAACAGCTGCTGCTCGCCACCGACCTGCTGCGTCAGGCGGGCACGGTCGCCGAGCGCCAGCAGCTGCTGGCCCTGGTCGAGGACAGCGTGACCCAGCTCGCCAGCCGCGCCGACCTGACCCGGCTCAACGAGCTGTACCTGGACGTGAACCTGCAACTCGCCCCGCGCGACCTGGGCCCGCTGCTGCGCGCCTTCGCCGGCATACGGGTGGCGGTCGAGGTGCCGCCTGCACCGCTGACCTGGCTAGTGGACGCCAACCGCCTGCGCCAGACGGTCGAGAATCTCGTCGAAAATGCCCTGAAGTACACCGACGGGCCGGTCGAGGTATCGCTGCGCTCTGTGGAGGGCCGCCCGCAGATCCTGGTGCGTGACCACGGAGAGGGCATGAGCCCCGAGATGCGTGCGCGGGCCTTCCTGGCCTACGAGCGCGGTCCCCAGGGCCTGATCAATGGTGACGGTCTGGGCCTGTCGCTGGTGAGGCGCTATGCCCGGGCCCACGGCGGCGACGTGACCCTCGAAGACGCGGAGGGCGGCGGGACCCTCGCGCGCCTGACCCTGGGGATTCCCCCGACTCCCTTCTGA
- a CDS encoding RNA polymerase sigma factor translates to MDIPTGLPSPPDPGAAAPVADVLNAEAHGQLAAGDEAAWHAFITAYEGRMYGYLYRLEGNSEDALDLTQEVFYRAWRSIQTFRPGERVLPWLYQVARNTQIESHRRKQLQRFSLEEAREDIGFEVPSAARTPVQAAESEQAQDRVQRALMRLPDEYREAVVLRFVEDLPYEEIARIQGVATGTAKSRVFRAKEQLADLLSDVNDLH, encoded by the coding sequence GTGGATATCCCGACAGGCCTCCCCTCTCCTCCTGATCCCGGTGCCGCTGCGCCGGTCGCCGACGTGCTGAACGCCGAGGCACATGGGCAGCTGGCGGCCGGCGACGAGGCAGCGTGGCACGCGTTCATCACCGCCTACGAGGGCCGCATGTACGGCTACCTCTACCGCCTGGAAGGCAACAGCGAGGACGCGCTGGACCTGACCCAGGAGGTGTTCTACCGTGCGTGGCGCTCGATTCAGACCTTCCGGCCCGGCGAGCGGGTGCTGCCCTGGCTGTATCAGGTGGCGCGCAACACCCAGATCGAGTCGCACCGCCGCAAGCAGCTTCAGCGTTTTTCGCTGGAGGAGGCGCGCGAGGACATCGGCTTCGAGGTGCCCAGCGCCGCGCGCACGCCCGTCCAGGCCGCCGAGAGCGAGCAGGCCCAGGACCGCGTGCAGCGCGCGCTGATGCGCCTGCCGGACGAGTACCGCGAGGCCGTGGTGCTGCGCTTCGTCGAGGACCTGCCCTATGAGGAGATCGCCCGCATTCAGGGGGTGGCGACCGGCACGGCCAAGAGCCGCGTCTTCCGGGCCAAGGAACAGCTCGCCGACCTGCTCTCGGACGTGAACGACCTGCACTGA
- a CDS encoding FUN14 domain-containing protein: MTGPAAPSSLAVPLQAALPDLSLGAVLGLACGLALRVAARALLVSVGLLFIAVQLLAWAGIVTVDWLRLEMLSGPWFRAAPEVWRELLHVLTDRLPFAGAFGVGLLVGLRLRR, translated from the coding sequence GTGACGGGTCCCGCCGCGCCTTCCTCTCTCGCCGTGCCCCTGCAGGCCGCGCTGCCCGACCTGAGTCTGGGCGCCGTGCTGGGACTGGCCTGCGGACTGGCGCTGCGGGTCGCCGCCCGGGCGCTGCTCGTCAGTGTGGGGCTGCTGTTCATCGCCGTGCAGCTGCTGGCCTGGGCCGGGATCGTCACGGTGGACTGGCTGCGCCTCGAAATGCTGTCCGGGCCGTGGTTCCGGGCTGCCCCGGAAGTGTGGCGGGAACTGCTGCATGTGCTCACCGACCGCCTGCCGTTCGCGGGGGCCTTCGGGGTAGGTCTGTTGGTGGGGTTGCGGCTGCGGCGGTAG
- a CDS encoding zinc metallopeptidase has product MDIFGPYTPLILLIFVASMLIQAALTRSYRKWSGVRNAQNLTGAEVARRMLDENGLSHVPVNAVPGNLSDHYDPLRKTVNLSEGVYGVPSVAAMAIAAHEVGHAVQDKVRMPALVLRGKMAVPLSLGMNLAPFMVMLGAVLQFSGLLWLGVVLFGAALVFHLVTLPVEFDASRRALAYLNGRGLSGGGEGQKGAQGVLTAAALTYVAGFAMALAQLLNVLSIARNND; this is encoded by the coding sequence ATGGATATTTTCGGTCCCTATACCCCACTGATCCTGCTGATCTTCGTCGCCTCGATGCTCATTCAGGCGGCCCTGACCCGCTCGTACCGTAAGTGGAGTGGGGTGCGCAACGCCCAGAACCTGACGGGCGCCGAGGTGGCGCGCCGGATGCTCGACGAGAACGGCCTGAGCCATGTGCCGGTCAACGCCGTACCGGGCAACCTGTCGGACCACTACGACCCGCTGCGCAAGACCGTGAACCTGTCGGAAGGCGTGTACGGGGTGCCGAGCGTCGCCGCGATGGCCATCGCGGCCCACGAGGTCGGCCACGCCGTGCAGGACAAGGTGCGGATGCCCGCGCTCGTGCTGCGCGGCAAGATGGCCGTACCGCTGAGCCTGGGCATGAACCTCGCGCCGTTCATGGTCATGCTGGGGGCCGTGTTGCAGTTCAGCGGCCTGCTGTGGCTGGGCGTGGTGCTGTTCGGCGCCGCCCTCGTCTTTCACCTCGTGACCCTGCCGGTCGAGTTCGACGCCAGTCGCCGTGCGCTGGCCTACCTGAACGGCCGGGGTCTAAGCGGCGGCGGCGAGGGCCAGAAGGGCGCCCAGGGCGTGCTGACCGCCGCCGCCCTGACCTATGTCGCCGGTTTCGCGATGGCGCTCGCCCAGCTCCTGAACGTGCTGAGCATCGCCCGCAACAACGACTGA
- a CDS encoding stage V sporulation protein S, which translates to MSPEQLRVSGQSRPNAVAGAIAALLRSQGQVEVQAIGPAAVNQAVKAIAIARGYLAGNHLDLTVQPAFVKLDPAAVPGTPAPAAPVTEERTALCLMVFAYRTDT; encoded by the coding sequence TTGTCGCCCGAACAACTGCGCGTTTCCGGCCAGTCCCGCCCCAATGCGGTCGCGGGGGCCATCGCGGCGTTGCTACGCAGTCAGGGCCAGGTCGAGGTCCAGGCCATCGGCCCGGCCGCCGTGAATCAGGCCGTCAAGGCCATCGCCATCGCGCGCGGCTACCTTGCCGGCAATCACCTCGACCTGACTGTGCAACCGGCCTTCGTCAAGCTCGACCCGGCCGCCGTTCCGGGCACGCCGGCGCCCGCCGCGCCCGTGACCGAAGAACGCACCGCCCTGTGCCTGATGGTCTTCGCCTACCGCACCGACACCTGA
- a CDS encoding PhoX family phosphatase — MSPSPVQPSFWHRLLDTRLTRRGALGSAALATAAATLPLTLSDAQAVNNGGPATVDPQKITPRSLPPFRPVPAGQADALTLPQGYRYQLLTPWGEVFTADGREIGFNHDYIGFFPVDMLGGGTSSTDALLTINHEYVNALFVGGDTKERTKAQIDAEMRAVGVSVVRVRREGREWRVVPDERNRRIDALTEIELTGPARGSAAVKGATTVRGTVGNCSGGQTPWGTLLTCEENVDGYTKAWAGSGYDAMHQGWVTEIDPFDPAWMPKKRTAMGRFRHENAAVTVAKDGRMVVYMGDDMQDACIYKFVSRGKYDPANRAANRDLLADGDLYVANFGNGSWVLLDYARNKKLQEARAADGKALFANQADVLADARASALAVGGTPVDRPEDIEIHPRTGEVYAALTNNAKHGNYFGQIIKFRETGDDWTAQTFLWEVFAVGGPQSGFASPDNLVFDPYGNLWMVTDNSDLSTNPIKAYHGNNAMFFFATEGPNAGKAHRFAIGPVDAEMTGPVWSPDGKTLFVSIQHPGEDSESLDKLTSTFGAKPGSRIPRPTLVAIEGFPGWRA; from the coding sequence GTGTCCCCTTCCCCCGTCCAGCCGAGCTTCTGGCACCGTCTGCTCGACACCCGCCTGACCCGCCGGGGCGCCCTCGGCTCGGCGGCGCTCGCCACGGCCGCCGCCACGCTGCCCCTGACCCTCTCGGACGCGCAGGCCGTGAATAACGGCGGCCCCGCCACCGTGGACCCCCAGAAGATCACGCCGCGCAGCCTGCCGCCCTTCCGGCCCGTTCCGGCGGGGCAGGCCGACGCCCTGACACTGCCCCAGGGCTACCGCTACCAGCTGCTCACCCCCTGGGGCGAAGTCTTCACGGCGGACGGCCGCGAGATCGGCTTCAATCACGACTACATCGGGTTTTTTCCTGTCGACATGCTCGGCGGCGGGACGAGCAGCACCGACGCTCTGCTGACCATCAACCACGAGTACGTCAATGCCCTGTTCGTGGGCGGCGACACCAAGGAGCGTACCAAGGCCCAGATCGACGCCGAAATGCGGGCGGTGGGCGTGAGCGTGGTGCGTGTGCGTAGAGAAGGCCGTGAGTGGCGCGTCGTGCCCGACGAACGCAACCGCCGGATCGACGCCCTGACCGAGATCGAACTGACCGGGCCCGCGCGGGGCAGCGCCGCCGTCAAGGGCGCGACGACCGTGCGCGGCACCGTCGGCAACTGCTCGGGCGGCCAGACGCCCTGGGGCACGCTGCTGACCTGTGAGGAAAACGTGGACGGCTACACCAAGGCGTGGGCCGGCAGCGGCTACGACGCCATGCACCAGGGCTGGGTGACCGAGATCGACCCCTTCGACCCCGCCTGGATGCCCAAGAAGCGGACCGCGATGGGCCGGTTCCGCCATGAGAACGCCGCCGTGACGGTCGCCAAGGACGGCCGCATGGTCGTGTACATGGGCGACGACATGCAGGACGCCTGCATCTACAAGTTTGTGAGCCGGGGCAAGTACGACCCCGCCAACCGCGCGGCCAACCGCGACCTGCTGGCCGATGGCGATCTATACGTTGCCAACTTCGGCAACGGGTCGTGGGTGCTGCTCGACTACGCCAGGAACAAGAAGCTCCAGGAAGCCCGCGCCGCCGACGGCAAGGCGCTGTTTGCCAACCAGGCCGACGTGCTGGCTGACGCCCGCGCTTCGGCCCTCGCGGTGGGCGGGACCCCGGTCGACCGTCCCGAGGACATCGAGATTCATCCGCGCACGGGCGAGGTCTACGCTGCGCTGACCAACAACGCCAAGCACGGCAACTACTTCGGCCAGATCATCAAGTTCCGCGAGACCGGGGACGACTGGACCGCCCAGACCTTCTTGTGGGAGGTCTTCGCGGTGGGCGGTCCCCAGAGCGGCTTCGCGAGCCCCGACAACCTCGTGTTCGATCCCTACGGCAACCTGTGGATGGTCACGGACAACTCCGACCTCTCGACCAACCCCATCAAGGCCTACCACGGCAACAACGCCATGTTCTTCTTCGCCACCGAAGGCCCCAACGCGGGCAAGGCCCACCGCTTCGCCATCGGCCCGGTGGACGCCGAGATGACCGGCCCGGTGTGGTCGCCCGACGGCAAGACGCTGTTCGTGTCCATCCAGCACCCCGGCGAGGACAGCGAGAGCCTCGACAAGCTCACGAGCACCTTCGGGGCCAAACCCGGCTCGCGCATTCCGCGCCCCACGCTGGTCGCCATCGAGGGCTTTCCGGGCTGGCGCGCATGA
- a CDS encoding CHAD domain-containing protein produces the protein MSRTPNRLLEALWPALTQGDPAAVHEARKLTRKVAAELKLGGAPKKTRRAWRDLRRAVAPLRDRDVAFGHIGAALDELGQEGAGREAFATDWGRQRAEAVAALKLPKVPGDAPRPKHLKRRARAALTEQAGELLASAPSVLKARRPDTWHEWRKALKNYRYTLELLREPPDALKDVLDSLGRLQDAEVVLDILEHEPWLKGARADLIARERRIRLDSRRQVRAQWPALEAHLKRVQDTDGRKD, from the coding sequence ATGTCCAGAACGCCCAACCGCCTTCTCGAAGCCCTCTGGCCGGCGCTGACGCAGGGCGACCCGGCCGCCGTGCACGAAGCGCGCAAGCTGACCCGCAAGGTCGCCGCCGAGCTCAAGCTGGGCGGCGCCCCAAAAAAGACGCGGCGGGCCTGGCGCGACCTGCGCCGCGCGGTCGCCCCGCTGCGGGACCGGGACGTGGCCTTCGGGCACATCGGCGCCGCGCTGGACGAACTGGGGCAGGAGGGGGCGGGCCGCGAGGCCTTTGCCACCGACTGGGGGCGCCAGCGCGCCGAGGCGGTCGCGGCCCTGAAGCTGCCGAAGGTGCCCGGCGACGCCCCGCGCCCGAAACACCTGAAGCGCCGCGCCCGCGCCGCCCTGACCGAGCAGGCGGGCGAGCTGCTGGCCTCCGCCCCCAGCGTCCTGAAGGCCCGGCGTCCCGACACCTGGCACGAGTGGCGCAAGGCCCTGAAGAACTACCGCTACACCCTCGAACTCCTGCGCGAGCCGCCCGACGCCCTGAAAGACGTGCTGGACAGCCTGGGCCGCCTGCAGGACGCCGAGGTGGTGCTGGACATCTTGGAGCACGAGCCGTGGCTCAAAGGCGCCCGCGCTGACCTCATCGCCCGCGAGCGCCGGATTCGCCTGGACAGCCGCAGGCAGGTGCGCGCGCAGTGGCCGGCCCTCGAAGCCCACCTGAAGCGGGTGCAGGACACGGACGGCCGGAAGGACTGA
- a CDS encoding spermidine/putrescine ABC transporter substrate-binding protein, with the protein MRRAAWLLAGLLLTGCHRVERADPASEGNGTTTPPPVSRDGGQTLRVFMWSDYIDPEVVRDFEKREGVRVVIDTFESNENMLAKLQGGGASYDLATPSNYVVQTMVRAQLLQPMDKAKLSNFGNVAAGFLNPNFDPGNTYTVPYQFAATGLAYNSGRYVPPAESWRLIFGPEDRVRFALLDDPREVIGAALKYLGHSVNSTDVEELRAARDLLRRTVRKRGFESFSGGPETRNKLLAGQIDLGQIYVGDLLQGAAEDKRLKVFLPREGTTISTDTLVLLRGSPNPALARRFVDYVLEPEVSAAISNYTYYGNPNRAAQPLLDPFLRSQKAFSPSPEDFSSGRVEFINELPRGVAPRLYDRIWTELKSR; encoded by the coding sequence GTGAGGCGCGCGGCCTGGCTGCTCGCCGGACTGCTGCTGACCGGCTGCCACCGCGTCGAGCGGGCCGACCCGGCCAGCGAGGGCAACGGCACGACCACGCCGCCGCCGGTGTCCCGCGACGGTGGGCAGACCCTGCGTGTCTTCATGTGGTCGGACTACATCGACCCCGAGGTGGTCCGGGACTTCGAGAAACGCGAGGGCGTACGGGTGGTGATCGACACCTTCGAGAGCAACGAGAACATGCTCGCCAAGCTCCAGGGCGGCGGCGCGAGCTACGACCTCGCCACGCCGAGCAACTACGTCGTGCAGACGATGGTGCGCGCGCAGCTGCTTCAGCCGATGGACAAGGCAAAACTCAGCAACTTTGGGAACGTGGCCGCCGGGTTCCTGAACCCCAACTTCGATCCTGGCAACACTTATACGGTGCCCTACCAGTTCGCGGCGACGGGGCTGGCCTACAACTCGGGCCGCTACGTGCCCCCGGCGGAAAGCTGGCGCCTCATCTTCGGGCCCGAGGACCGCGTGCGCTTCGCCCTGCTCGACGACCCGCGCGAGGTGATCGGCGCGGCCCTGAAATACCTGGGCCACAGCGTGAACAGCACGGACGTCGAGGAACTGCGCGCGGCCCGCGACCTCCTGCGGCGCACGGTGCGCAAGCGCGGCTTCGAGTCCTTCTCGGGCGGGCCGGAGACGCGCAACAAGCTGCTGGCGGGCCAGATCGACCTCGGGCAGATCTACGTGGGCGACCTGCTTCAGGGGGCGGCCGAGGACAAGCGCCTGAAGGTCTTCCTGCCCCGTGAGGGCACCACCATCAGCACCGACACCCTCGTGCTGCTGCGCGGCAGTCCGAACCCCGCGCTGGCCCGGCGCTTCGTGGACTACGTGCTGGAGCCGGAAGTCAGCGCCGCCATCAGCAACTACACCTACTACGGCAACCCCAACCGGGCCGCCCAGCCGCTGCTCGACCCCTTCCTGCGCTCCCAGAAGGCCTTTTCGCCCAGCCCCGAGGACTTCTCGTCGGGCCGGGTCGAATTCATCAACGAGCTGCCGCGCGGCGTAGCCCCCCGGCTCTACGACCGTATCTGGACGGAACTCAAGAGCCGATGA
- a CDS encoding ABC transporter permease, protein MRPRTSPLLAGWAWLVYAFLYLPMLVLIVFSFNDSRFGATWEGFTTRWYGVLFARSDVREALTNTLLVAVSSTLISTVLGTLVGFALWRYTLRWRTPLTFLLVMPIVIPDVVMGVMLLMFYALVRGGLERAGWTFENGFWTVMFAHVTFQISYVTLTVRSRLAGYGQDLMEAAADLGANTFQAFRQVILPLALPGVLSGALLAFTLSLDDFVVTYFTSGSGFRTLPVLIYTSVKRGVTPDINALSTLLIVFTAAVIVAGSLLLRPRRGRA, encoded by the coding sequence GTGAGGCCGCGCACCTCTCCCCTGCTCGCGGGCTGGGCGTGGCTCGTCTACGCCTTCCTGTACCTGCCGATGCTGGTCCTCATCGTGTTCTCGTTCAACGACTCTCGCTTCGGGGCCACCTGGGAGGGCTTCACGACGCGCTGGTACGGCGTGCTGTTCGCCCGCAGCGACGTGCGCGAGGCGCTGACGAACACGCTGCTCGTGGCGGTCTCCAGCACCCTCATCAGTACGGTGCTGGGCACGCTGGTGGGCTTCGCGCTGTGGCGCTACACCCTGCGCTGGCGCACCCCGCTGACCTTTTTGCTCGTCATGCCCATCGTGATTCCCGACGTGGTCATGGGCGTGATGCTGCTCATGTTCTACGCGCTTGTGCGCGGCGGCCTGGAACGGGCAGGCTGGACCTTCGAGAACGGCTTCTGGACGGTGATGTTCGCGCACGTCACCTTCCAGATCAGTTACGTGACCCTCACGGTGCGCTCGCGGCTGGCGGGCTACGGCCAGGACCTCATGGAAGCTGCCGCCGACTTGGGGGCGAACACCTTCCAGGCCTTCCGGCAGGTCATCTTGCCCCTGGCGCTGCCGGGCGTGCTGTCGGGCGCGCTGCTGGCCTTCACGCTGTCGCTCGACGACTTCGTGGTCACGTACTTCACGAGCGGCTCGGGGTTCCGCACGTTGCCGGTGCTCATCTACACCTCGGTCAAGCGCGGGGTCACGCCCGACATCAACGCGCTCAGTACCCTGCTGATCGTCTTCACGGCCGCCGTCATCGTGGCGGGAAGTCTGCTGCTGCGTCCCCGGCGGGGGCGGGCGTGA